A single window of Anopheles moucheti chromosome 2, idAnoMoucSN_F20_07, whole genome shotgun sequence DNA harbors:
- the LOC128309829 gene encoding putative cyclin-dependent serine/threonine-protein kinase DDB_G0272797/DDB_G0274007 isoform X1, whose amino-acid sequence MKQSVLITLGILMQLASLAICQRVAPGVNPNHYQQQQYQPPSPQYQQVPQQQQPQYHQQPSQQQHQQQQQQQQPQYQQQQFQPQQHQPQQHQQQQQPPQGDHGQQQVLHTGNLQQEKQHIAEHMEVPIDTSKMSEQELQFHYFKMHDSDNNNKLDGCELIKSLIHWHEQGKAQENSGHPQHEEKIFSNDELSALIDPILNSDDHNQDGFIDYPEFVRAQHKAAQQQQQEQQQQQPHP is encoded by the exons ATGAAGCAGAGTGTGCTGATAACCTTGGGCATATTGATGCAGCTTGCATCGTTGGCTATTTGTCAACGTGTAGCACCTGGAGTTAATCCTAACCATTAT caacagcaacaatatcAGCCGCCCTCTCCACAGTATCAACAAGTTCCTCAACAACAGCAGCCCCAATATCATCAACAACcttcgcagcagcaacatcagcaacagcagcagcaacaacaacctcagtatcagcaacaacaatttcagccacagcaacatcagccacagcaacatcagcaacaacaacaaccgcccCAGGGCGATCATGGCCAGCAGCAAGTGCTTCATACTGGAAATTTACAACAAGAGAAACA ACACATTGCTGAACATATGGAAGTACCGATCGATACAAGCAAAATGAGTGAACAAGAACTGCAGTTCCATTACTTTAAAATGCACGATtctgacaacaacaacaagctgGATGGCTGTGAGCTTATCAAATCGCTCATTCATTGGCACG aacaaggcaaggcacaaGAAAACAGTGGCCACCCGCAGCATGAGGAGAAAATATTCTCTAACGACGAACTATCTGCGTTGATAGATCCAATTCTTAACTCAGACGATCATAATCAAGATGGTTTCATCGACTATCCGGAATTTGTGCGCGCTCAGCACAAAGca
- the LOC128310524 gene encoding sodium-independent sulfate anion transporter-like, with protein MSKDAGNPVQAEMPRVSRLVENQNDERFINYDYRETPPREVLSWLQRRTRVLCSYSIVKKCLPVLSWLPKYQCSFASYDIIAGVTVALTAIPQSIAYGILSNLGPQYGLYSNILGCLVYAVLGSVKDVTIAPTSLTAIMVQDVVKELEYGTALLTFLSAMVTISFGVLNLGVLVRFISIPVVMGFTSAACLTIGSAQARSLLGIKTQGKRSDFVTSWTNVFTHLDEVRMADCILGCCSILILCSLRLTKDLGEGRWRTFFKYLSLLRNALIVVLGATLAYCLTTDMDNPTFNLTGNVPAGLPAFQVPPFSYTNENGTFYSFADMLGVMRTSIITIPLVTTLEIVSVGKAFSKGKIIDATQEMIALGVSNLMVSFCSPLPVAGSFTRSALNNSSGVRTTMSCAVTAVMLTLSLALLTNAIYYIPKTTLASVVISAMLFMVDYEEIGNIWRTKKLDLIPFLVTALACLFYELDYGILVGIGINCCILLYLMSTPGLSSEEMQLVELRILLVKIDQSLAFSSAERLRDWIMKRIGQRNNIDLVVIDGHNVHFADTTVAKNFVNIEEDLKTRNIQLLLWRFQSNVALTLLRMRKELFITMLRADVQLQDAVARWKHLHPLPLDSIN; from the exons ATGTCAAAAGATGCAGGCAATCCAGTGCAAGCAGAAATGCCGCGAGTGTCTCGACTGGTTGAGAATCAAAATGATG AGCGTTTCATCAACTATGACTATCGAGAGACCCCGCCTAGAGAAGTGTTGTCATGGTTGCAGCGGCGGACAAGAGTATTGTGTAGCTATTCGATAGTAAAAAAATGTCTTCCGGTGCTGTCTTGGTTACCGAAGTATCAGTGCTCGTTTGCTTCGTACGATATAATAGCAGGAGTCACAGTTGCTCTAACTGCGATTCCACAAAGCATCGCATACGGCATACTTTCCAACCTAGGACCACAATATGGATTATACTCGAACATATTAGGTTGCCTTGTATATGCGGTGCTTGGCAGTGTAAAAGATGTCACGATAGCTCCAACATCGCTTACTGCTATTATGGTGCAGGATGTAGTGAAGGAACTGGAATATGGTACGGCCTTGCTAACGTTCTTATCCGCTATGGTAACTATCTCGTTCGGGGTCTTAAATCTTGGAGTACTCGTAAGATTCATTTCGATACCTGTTGTGATGGGCTTTACTTCCGCTGCCTGTTTGACGATTGGAAGCGCTCAGGCACGCTCCTTGTTGGGTATTAAAACGCAAGGAAAGCGAAGCGATTTCGTTACATCCTGGACAAATGTGTTCACCCATCTGGACGAGGTACGAATGGCCGATTGTATTCTCGGGTGCTGCTCGATCTTGattctttgttctttgcgG CTAACAAAAGACTTGGGCGAAGGCAGATGGcgaactttttttaaatatttgagtTTGTTACGAAATGCGCTGATCGTGGTTCTGGGAGCCACACTGGCATATTGCCTTACTACCGATATGGACAATCCTACTTTCAACTTAACAGGAAATGTTCCAGCAGGATTACCCGCTTTCCAAGTGCCTCCGTTCTCTTACACGAATGAAAATGGAACCTTTTACAGTTTCGCAGATATGTTGGGCGTAATGCGCACGTCGATCATTACGATCCCACTGGTTACCACCCTAGAAATAGTGTCGGTTGGTAAAGCGTTTTCCAAGGGCAAAATTATAGATGCCACACAGGAAATGATTGCGCTTGGTGTATCGAATCTGATGGTCTCATTTTGTTCTCCATTACCCGTGGCGGGCTCGTTCACCCGTTCGGCACTGAACAATAGCAGCGGCGTTCGAACAACGATGAGCTGTGCGGTAACGGCAGTGATGCTGACGCTATCATTGGCACTGCTCACCAATGCAATATATTACATTCCCAAGACAACGCTTGCATCGGTAGTAATTTCCGCTATGCTGTTTATGGTGGATTATGAAGAGATCGGTAACATATGGCGTACGAAGAAACTAGACCTGATTCCGTTTTTGGTTACCGCTTTGGCATGCTTGTTCTACGAGCTAGACTATGGCATTCTTGTTGGTATCGGTATAAACTGTTGCATATTGCTTTATCTGATGTCAACTCCCGGACTGTCGAGCGAAGAGATGCAACTCGTTGAACTTCGGATACTGCTAGTCAAGATTGATCAATCGCTTGCCTTTTCTTCGGCAGAACGTTTACGCGACTGGATAATGAAGCGTATTGGACAGCGTAATAACATCGATTTGGTGGTGATTGATGGGCATAATGTTCACTTTGCCGACACAACTGTAGCTAAAAACTTTGTCAATATAGAGGAAGATTTGAAGACGCGAAACATTcagttgttgttgtggcgTTTCCAGTCCAATGTAGCACTCACACTCCTGCGCATGCGAAAGGAACTGTTCATCACAATGCTGCGTGCTGATGTGCAGCTACAGGATGCTGTTGCACGATGGAAACATCTGCACCCACTTCCGTTGGATTCTATTAATTGA
- the LOC128310527 gene encoding zinc finger protein 774-like isoform X1, protein MDPTTQAKSSSESELREDVPNDNPETYCRLCFSETNVHPLFPQNGGLIREMTEKIRNCAGIHISVRDDYPAGLCFACLSILDEIHQFQQRSKHCDEIIRTKRGLLEQITVKVEMTEEDGVHFVPPGGGSCAGLGANEDYTNDDCLTESSIIAEAITSLNGIGELMGAFHSSTDSSSTPLLLKTEVETSTGSKDHRCMVCSKLFPDREAWMVHLGDHADERPYQCMECLAQFREKRSLARHMKAVHEEVRDRQCPYCPKSFKYSHHLRYHIRTHTGEKPYVCEICNDCFSQHIQWKRHMAKHQQLRKPPPPPPPVVVAPRTTPAEEPKPIKCEFCPRVFSRLQDYRRHQPSHNAHNLNLTSLQHQAQLHHLQQQQPSLQQNNVPLQHPQISPQIQQDNLAHLGMQLSQRE, encoded by the exons ATGGACCCGACGACACAAGCCAAAAGCAGTTCCGAATCCGAGCTTCGGGAAGATGT CCCCAACGATAACCCCGAGACGTACTGTCGATTATGTTTCTCCGAAACCAATGTTCACCCTCTCTTCCCACAGAATGGGGGGCTCATACGGGAAATGACGGAAAAGATAAGAAATTGTGCCGGTATACATATCAGCGTTCGGGACGACTATCCGGCTGGGTTATGTTTCGCGTGCCTATCGATATTAGATGAAATTCACCAGTTTCAACAACGAAGTAAACATTGTGACGAAATCATCCGCACCAAGCGTGGTCTGTTGGAGCAAATCACTGTGAAGGTGGAAATGACGGAGGAAGACGGTGTACATTTTGTCCCCCCTGGTGGTGGAAGTTGTGCGGGTCTTGGAGCTAATGAAGACTACACCAATGATGATTGTCTTACCGAGAGCAGTATTATTGCGGAAGCTATAACTAGTTTGAATGGGATCGGAGAACTCATGGGAGCGTTTCATAGCAGTACGGATTCATCTTCTACACCACTACTGCTTAAAACCGAAGTTGAAACTAGCACCGGTAGTAAGGATCACCGGTGTATGGTGTGTAGCAAGCTATTTCCGGATCGTGAAGCTTGGATGGTCCATTTAGGTGATCATGCCGATGAACGACCGTACCAGTGCATGGAATGCTTGGCTCAGTTTCGCGAGAAACGGTCACTTGCACGACACATGAAAGCCGTACACGAGGAAGTGCGAGATCGGCAGTGCCCGTACTGTCCTAAGTCATTTAAATACAGTCATCACCTGCGATACCATATACGGACCCACACGGGAGAAAAGCCGTACGTGTGTGAAATATGTAACGATTGCTTTTCACAACACATACAATGGAAACGACATATGGCAAAACATCAGCAGCTTCGGaaaccaccacctccacctccACCTGTTGTCGTCGCACCGCGAACCACTCCCGCCGAAGAACCAAAACCAATCAAATGTGAATTTTGTCCCCGTGTATTCTCCCGTCTACAAGACTACCGGCGACATCAACCGAGTCATAATGCACACAACCTTAATTTAACCTCTTTGCAGCACCAAGCACAATTACACCAccttcagcaacagcaaccaagCTTACAGCAAAATAATGTACCACTTCAGCACCCACAAATATCGCCACAAATACAACAAGACAACCTCGCACATCTAGGTATGCAATTGTCTCAGCGAGAGTAG
- the LOC128310527 gene encoding zinc finger protein 774-like isoform X2, protein MTEKIRNCAGIHISVRDDYPAGLCFACLSILDEIHQFQQRSKHCDEIIRTKRGLLEQITVKVEMTEEDGVHFVPPGGGSCAGLGANEDYTNDDCLTESSIIAEAITSLNGIGELMGAFHSSTDSSSTPLLLKTEVETSTGSKDHRCMVCSKLFPDREAWMVHLGDHADERPYQCMECLAQFREKRSLARHMKAVHEEVRDRQCPYCPKSFKYSHHLRYHIRTHTGEKPYVCEICNDCFSQHIQWKRHMAKHQQLRKPPPPPPPVVVAPRTTPAEEPKPIKCEFCPRVFSRLQDYRRHQPSHNAHNLNLTSLQHQAQLHHLQQQQPSLQQNNVPLQHPQISPQIQQDNLAHLGMQLSQRE, encoded by the coding sequence ATGACGGAAAAGATAAGAAATTGTGCCGGTATACATATCAGCGTTCGGGACGACTATCCGGCTGGGTTATGTTTCGCGTGCCTATCGATATTAGATGAAATTCACCAGTTTCAACAACGAAGTAAACATTGTGACGAAATCATCCGCACCAAGCGTGGTCTGTTGGAGCAAATCACTGTGAAGGTGGAAATGACGGAGGAAGACGGTGTACATTTTGTCCCCCCTGGTGGTGGAAGTTGTGCGGGTCTTGGAGCTAATGAAGACTACACCAATGATGATTGTCTTACCGAGAGCAGTATTATTGCGGAAGCTATAACTAGTTTGAATGGGATCGGAGAACTCATGGGAGCGTTTCATAGCAGTACGGATTCATCTTCTACACCACTACTGCTTAAAACCGAAGTTGAAACTAGCACCGGTAGTAAGGATCACCGGTGTATGGTGTGTAGCAAGCTATTTCCGGATCGTGAAGCTTGGATGGTCCATTTAGGTGATCATGCCGATGAACGACCGTACCAGTGCATGGAATGCTTGGCTCAGTTTCGCGAGAAACGGTCACTTGCACGACACATGAAAGCCGTACACGAGGAAGTGCGAGATCGGCAGTGCCCGTACTGTCCTAAGTCATTTAAATACAGTCATCACCTGCGATACCATATACGGACCCACACGGGAGAAAAGCCGTACGTGTGTGAAATATGTAACGATTGCTTTTCACAACACATACAATGGAAACGACATATGGCAAAACATCAGCAGCTTCGGaaaccaccacctccacctccACCTGTTGTCGTCGCACCGCGAACCACTCCCGCCGAAGAACCAAAACCAATCAAATGTGAATTTTGTCCCCGTGTATTCTCCCGTCTACAAGACTACCGGCGACATCAACCGAGTCATAATGCACACAACCTTAATTTAACCTCTTTGCAGCACCAAGCACAATTACACCAccttcagcaacagcaaccaagCTTACAGCAAAATAATGTACCACTTCAGCACCCACAAATATCGCCACAAATACAACAAGACAACCTCGCACATCTAGGTATGCAATTGTCTCAGCGAGAGTAG
- the LOC128310525 gene encoding sodium-independent sulfate anion transporter-like, which produces MNQEVMNMEEHDATADSRRRESLDHREDFPNFRHLIGRQFDNLWTKQNAIRRLPVLQWAPQYRLNSLISDAIAGITVGLTSIPQSIAYATVANLEPQYGLYSNFMGSFVYAFLGSVKEITVAPTAVMALMVQQPVLDLGPAGAVLLSFLSGCIMLLLGCFNFGFVVQFISMPVITGFITAAAITIISSQLKSLMGISSSGKSSGFVDTWINLYENVGETRLWDSILGFSSLFLLILLTLIKGRGNGKWKIFTKYLCLLRNAMIVLSGGLIAYVCSTQEMYPFKLTGKVVSGLPSLELPPFETDHGGKHFDFIDMIRTLGSSVVSVPLISILEIVSIGKAFSRGRLVDATQEMLSLGCCNVANSFVSSIPTTASFARSAINSSSGVVTPFGGVFTGALVLLALGLLTDYFFFIPKTTLAAVIIAAMIFIIEYRAVAEMWRIKRIDIVPFLVTVVACLFLGLEVGIVVGIAVNLCFPLYLASRPRITHRVMNINETTVLIVRPDSDLAFSSAEYFREKILKLVHRTLPQIVLIDGEWVKFVDSTVVRNLSSTVSDIKQQERHVLLWRWDKNVRNALYRFKKHKFLPLFKNEESAEKVIENWKPGYSNESYVNIL; this is translated from the exons ATGAACCAAGAAGTGATGAACATGGAAGAGCACGACGCAACTGCAGATTCTAGAAGACGTG AAAGCCTGGATCACCGAGAAGATTTTCCGAATTTCCGACATCTCATCGGACGCCAGTTCGATAACCTgtggacaaaacaaaatgcgatACGTCGTTTACCGGTTCTACAATGGGCGCCACAATATAGGCTAAACAGTCTAATCTCTGATGCTATTGCCGGCATCACGGTTGGGCTAACTTCTATTCCGCAAAGCATCGCCTATGCTACGGTGGCCAATCTCGAACCTCAGTATGGATTGTATTCCAACTTTATGGGTTCATTCGTGTATGCCTTTCTAGGATCGGTTAAAGAGATCACCGTTGCTCCCACAGCCGTTATGGCTCTGATGGTGCAACAACCAGTGTTAGATCTTGGTCCAGCTGGGGCCGTTTTGTTGTCTTTCTTATCTGGCTGTATCATGCTGCTACTGGGTTGCTTTAATTTCGGATTTGTGGTACAGTTCATATCAATGCCGGTGATCACAGGATTTATTACTGCGGCTGCAATTACCATCATCAGCAGTCAGCTAAAGTCGTTGATGGGAATATCTTCCTCGGGAAAGTCGTCCGGGTTTGTGGATACTTGGATCAATCTGTACGAAAATGTTGGTGAAACACGGCTCTGGGATTCGATATTAGGATTTAGTTcgctttttcttctcattcTTCTCACG CTCATCAAAGGACGCGGtaacggaaaatggaaaatattcaCGAAATATCTTTGTTTGTTAAGGAATGCCATGATTGTGCTAAGTGGTGGATTGATAGCTTATGTTTGTAGCACACAGGAAATGTATCCGTTCAAGCTGACGGGGAAAGTGGTTTCTGGACTACCATCGCTGGAATTGCCTCCGTTTGAAACGGACCATGGTGGAAAGCATTTCGACTTCATCGATATGATTCGCACGCTAGGTTCGTCTGTAGTGTCTGTTCCACTCATTTCGATACTGGAGATCGTATCAATCGGTAAAGCATTCTCACGCGGAAGATTAGTGGACGCAACGCAAGAAATGCTTTCGCTTGGATGTTGCAATGTAGCCAATTCATTTGTTTCTTCAATACCGACTACGGCATCATTCGCAAGATCAGcgatcaacagcagcagtggagtgGTAACGCCTTTTGGTGGAGTGTTTACAGGTGCATTGGTATTGCTGGCGCTTGGACTGTTGACGGactattttttcttcattcccaAAACTACACTGGCAGCAGTCATTATTGCGGCAATGATATTTATCATTGAGTATCGAGCTGTAGCGGAAATGTGGCGTATCAAACGAATAGATATTGTACCATTTCTTGTCACCGTAGTAGCATGTCTTTTTTTGGGTCTGGAAGTTGGTATCGTCGTCGGAATAGCTGTAAACCTATGCTTTCCACTCTATTTAGCGTCACGTCCACGAATCACTCATCGTGTTATGAAT ATTAACGAAACAACGGTATTGATTGTTCGACCTGATAGTGACCTTGCATTCTCGTCTGCTGAATACTTTCGCGAGAAGATACTTAAATTAGTGCACCGCACATTACCGCAGATAGTGCTGATCGATGGCGAATGGGTGAAGTTTGTCGATAGTACGGTGGTTCGAAATTTATCAAGCACCGTTAGCGacataaaacaacaagaaCGCCACGTGTTGCTTTGGCGCTGGGATAAGAATGTTCGGAATGCTTTGTATCGCTTtaaaaagcataaattttTGCCCTTATTCAAGAACGAAGAGAGTGCGGAAAAGGTAATTGAAAATTGGAAACCGGGTTATTCGAACGAATCGTacgtaaatattttataa
- the LOC128297473 gene encoding sodium-independent sulfate anion transporter-like has translation MFDSEPKPQTEVCCMTISELIEHKQRQRNDNADAEDDCREKFPPVGPMLSSKLGGFCNRKFLLKRLPILQWLPEYEANFLLEDIVAGLSVGLTVIPQGIAFAVMANLEPQYGLYSAFMGCFVYCVFGSCKDLTIGPTAIMALMVQVYVGSLGADFAILLTFLSGCIILMFGLLNLGFLVQFISMPVTAGFTSAAAITIASGQVKSLLGLPGRSNEFVHSWINVYQHIGETRLFDAVLGVVTIVMLLVLRSFRGKWSAVGKYLALARNAVVVIGGAILAYYLSTVGSNPFSLTGAVTPGLPPVALPPFTTVLNNQTIGFSEMTSKLGSSIIALPLIAILETIAIVKAFSKGKSIDATQELVALGMCNIFGSLVSSMPITGSFTRSAVNNNSGVRSPLGGIATGILVLLSLGLLTDTFYFIPKSVLAGVMIAAMFFMIEFHAAVEIWRTKKVDIIPFIVTLVSCLLLGLEYGMVIGIVLNICFVLYMTSRPKIDQALLRTRSGIEAMVVKPDQSLIYSSIEYLKHAVVKMTDKTQVATVIIDGSNVSYVDSTAAKIFSSIIEELSMRGRTVLLWNWNRSVRCTLIRLDKEQFYPLFKQGGLEQLDKEVCCESVP, from the exons ATGTTTGACAGTGAGCCGAAACCCCAAACGGAAGTGTGTTGCATGACGATATCGGAGCTGATAGAACATAAACAAAGGCAACGGAATG ACAATGCTGATGCGGAAGACGACTGTAGGGAAAAGTTCCCTCCGGTGGGCCCAATGCTGTCATCGAAATTGGGAGGCTTTTGCAATCGAAAGTTTCTACTGAAACGACTACCGATACTGCAATGGTTACCGGAATACGAAGCCAACTTCCTGCTCGAAGACATCGTGGCTGGACTTTCCGTTGGTCTGACCGTGATACCGCAAGGAATCGCTTTCGCCGTAATGGCCAACCTGGAACCACAGTATGGGTTGTATTCGGCGTTCATGGGATGCTTCGTGTATTGTGTGTTTGGAAGTTGCAAGGATCTTACGATCGGACCAACGGCTATTATGGCACTAATGGTACAGGTGTACGTTGGCAGTCTCGGAGCAgattttgccattttgctgACATTTTTGAGCGGTTGTATTATCCTGATGTTTGGTTTGTTAAACTTAG GATTTTTGGTGCAATTTATATCGATGCCTGTGACAGCCGGTTTTACGTCTGCAGCCGCCATCACGATCGCAAGTGGACAGGTCAAATCTCTGCTGGGACTGCCGGGGCGTTCGAACGAGTTTGTGCATTCATGGATCAACGTGTATCAACACATCGGAGAAACAAGGCTGTTTGATGCGGTACTGGGCGTAGTAACAATTGTTATGCTTCTGGTACTGCGAAGCTTCAGAGGCAAATGGTCCGCGGTGGGGAAATATCTTGCCTTGGCACGGAATGCAGTCGTCGTTATTGGAGGCGCCATATTGGCCTATTACCTCTCCACCGTGGGAAGCAATCCTTTCTCCTTGACAG GGGCAGTAACACCGGGTCTTCCACCAGTTGCGCTTCCACCGTTCACAACCGTGCTTAACAATCAAACGATCGGATTTAGTGAAATGACGTCAAAGCTTGGTTCGTCGATTATAGCGCTTCCATTGATTGCCATCCTAGAGACGATTGCCATCGTGAAAGCTTTCTCAAAGGGCAAATCCATCGATGCTACGCAAGAACTAGTGGCCCTGGGAATGTGCAACATCTTCGGCTCGCTCGTATCATCCATGCCGATTACCGGATCATTTACAAGATCGGCAGTGAATAATAACAGTGGTGTGCGCTCACCGCTGGGTGGTATTGCGACCGGTATATTGGTGCTGCTGTCACTGGGGCTTTTGACGGATACGTTCTACTTCATTCCCAAATCCGTTCTGGCGGGAGTAATGATAGCGGCAATGTTTTTCATGATCGAGTTTCATGCCGCCGTTGAAATATGGCGAACGAAAAAGGTCGACATCATACCGTTCATTGTGACTTTGGTGTCGTGTCTACTGCTTGGTTTGGAGTATGGAATGGTGATCGGTATCGTGTTGAACATTTGTTTCGTTCTGTACATGACATCACGGCCAAAAATTGATCAGGCGCTTCTTCGCACGCGGTCCGGCATCGAGGCCATGGTCGTGAAACCGGACCAGAGTCTTATCTACTCCTCTATCGAGTACCTGAAGCATGCAGTTGTGAAAATGACGGATAAGACTCAAGTGGCAACCGTGATAATCGACGGTAGCAATGTCAGCTATGTCGATAGTACTGCCGCCAAAATATTTTCAAGTATCATCGAAGAATTGAGCATGCGAGGGCGCACGGTGTTGCTGTGGAATTGGAATCGCTCGGTGAGGTGTACCTTGATACGGTTGGACAAGGAACAATTTTATCCACTATTTAAACAAGGCGGTCTAGAGCAATTAGACAAAGAGGTCTGCTGCGAAAGTGTACCCTAG
- the LOC128298621 gene encoding sodium-independent sulfate anion transporter-like, which produces MQQERKINDEDISEHFPQLSEFVSTCVHGVCTRKQLFKRIPVLQWLPSYKVEYLLDDIVAGLSVALTVIPQGIAYAAIANLEPQYGLYSAFMGCFVYFLLGSCKDVTIGPTAIMSLMVQAHVGNKGVEFVILSAFVTGCMILLLGILNLGFLVQFISYPVTAGFTSAAAITIATGQMKSLLGIPGQSNEFLDSWINVFEHIQDIRLWDSVLGVSTIIILVILMQMKNIAGNKCCRIVGKYITLSRNAIAVISGSLLAYVLSDVGNVQPFLLTGNVTPGLPPFRLPPFTTSLDGQSYSFTEMIAELGTSLITLPLIAILESVAIAKAFSKGKPIDATQEMIALGISNIAGSFVSSMPVTGSFTRSAVNNNSGVRTQLGGITTGAVVLLALGLLAESFYYIPKATLAGVIIAAMLFMIEFHAAVEIWRTKRVDIIPMISTLLACLLLGLEYGMLVGVGINVCFVLHQISRPIVAPVRLTIDGRDVLILQPDQSLVYSSAEYLKYLALKQANKHPDAIIVLDGTHISSVDTTVAKVLVSMTQDVEHSNRRIVYWKWNRPAQCTLLRMERTLFQNLFRNDEKLPKVIEEGFPKQQTTVEV; this is translated from the exons ATGCAACAAGAACGCAAAATAAACG ATGAAGATATTAGTGAACATTTTCCGCAGCTCAGCGAGTTTGTGTCAACATGTGTCCATGGAGTTTGTACACGCAAACAATTATTCAAACGCATCCCCGTCCTGCAATGGTTACCTTCCTACAAGGTTGAATACCTGTTAGATGACATCGTGGCCGGCCTTTCGGTCGCACTCACGGTTATACCTCAAGGCATCGCTTACGCTGCTATTGCAAATCTGGAACCACAGTACGGGCTATACTCGGCATTTATGGGATGTTTCGTCTACTTCCTGTTGGGAAGCTGCAAAGATGTGACCATTGGACCAACCGCAATAATGTCGCTCATGGTTCAAGCACACGTAGGAAACAAGGGAGTGGAGTTCGTCATACTGTCCGCATTCGTCACGGGTTGCATGATTCTTTTGCTCGGTATACTTAACCTCGGATTTTTGGTACAGTTCATATCGTATCCTGTGACGGCTGGATTtacatcagcagcagcgatAACGATTGCGACCGGACAGATGAAATCACTGCTTGGGATTCCGGGACAATCGAACGAATTTCTAGACTCCTGGATAAACGTGTTCGAACACATACAGGATATCCGATTGTGGGATAGCGTGCTTGGTGTGTCGACCATCATTATTCTGGTGATCTTAATGCAGATGAAGAACATCGCGGGAAACAAATGTTGCCGCATCGTTGGAAAGTACATCACCCTATCAAGGAATGCGATTGCCGTGATAAGTGGATCTTTGCTGGCTTATGTATTGAGTGACGTTGGAAACGTGCAGCCCTTTCTACTCACTGGAAATGTGACTCCCGGATTACCACCTTTTCGACTTCCCCCTTTCACCACCAGCTTGGACGGCCAGTCGTACAGTTTTACGGAAATGATTGCTGAACTCGGTACTTCCCTCATAACGCTACCGCTAATTGCCATTCTGGAATCAGTTGCAATTGCAAAGGCGTTTTCTAAGGGCAAGCCCATCGATGCAACGCAAGAGATGATTGCACTCGGCATAAGTAACATTGCCGGTTCATTCGTGTCGTCAATGCCAGTCACAGGATCGTTCACAAGATCGGCAGTGAACAATAACAGCGGTGTCCGGACACAATTGGGCGGCATAACTACAGGTGCGGTGGTTTTGCTGGCCCTTGGATTGCTTGCCGAATCGTTCTACTACATCCCCAAAGCTACACTAGCAGGCGTCATCATAGCGGCCATGCTCTTCATGATAGAGTTTCATGCGGCTGTCGAAATTTGGCGTACGAAACGAGTCGATATCATACCTATGATAAGTACGCTGCTGGCCTGTCTACTACTAGGGCTAGAGTATGGTATGCTTGTCGGTGTTGGGATTAACGTATGTTTCGTTCTGCATCAAATTTCACGCCCGATAGTAGCGCCTGTACGGTTGACAATTGATGGGCGCGATGTTCTGATACTTCAACCCGATCAAAGTTTAGTTTATTCGTCGGCCGAATATCTCAAGTACCTTGCTCTGAAGCAGGCAAACAAACACCCAGATGCAATAATTGTTCTAGACGGAACGCATATCAGTTCGGTGGATACGACGGTAGCGAAGGTGCTTGTCAGTATGACTCAGGATGTGGAACATTCGAACCGTAGAATAGTGTACTGGAAGTGGAATCGTCCGGCACAGTGCACGCTGCTCAGAATGGAAAGAACACTATTTCAAAATTTGTTTAGAAATGACGAAAAATTACCCAAAGTAATTGAAGAAGGAttcccaaaacaacaaactacgGTTGAAGTGTAG